CGCAGAGGGCTGGAGAACCGCGTGCAGCTGGCCCATCGCCAGCAGTACGGACCAGCCGTGCTGCACCGGCGGCACCTCGGTCAGCTGGGACAGCGGCATGAAGCCCTGCTCGATGAGCAGCGGCAGGAAGTCGTCACCGGCGCCGGTCGCGCCGGGCCGCACGATGGGCGCGGTCGGCTCGACGACCAGGGCCGGGTGCAACTCCCCGGCGATCAGCACGAGTCCGCTGGTGACGCCGAGCACCGCCTGCTCGGGTACGACCTTGCCGGGGTCCAGGTCGACGGTGTCGCCGCTGATGGAGCGGACCGCGCCCTGGAGCTGCTCCTCGGTGACCTGGACGACCTGCGAGGGCAGGCAGGTCGAGTGGGCGAAGGCGAGGACGGCGGTCTCGTCCCCGATGAACAGGACGGTGCTGGTGTGCTCGTTGTCGGAGTCGCCCGGGGTGCGGCAGGACGTGCAGTCGTAACTGCCCGGGGCGTTGTCTCCGGCGAGCAGCCGGTCGGCTTCTTCGTCGCCGATCTCGGCGCGTACCTCGTCGCTGACGTCGAGCATGCGCGGCACGGGTGACTCCCTCGGATGCGGTGCTTGGGCGAGGCGGGTGGCTCCCGGCTCGTGATCCGGGTCGGTCCCCGGCTCATGAAGAAGACAACGGGCGATCTGTGGCCAGGGTCACGCTGGACGGCGAACGGAATCGAACCATCCTGCGCGCGCGGTCACGATGTGTGCGGAATCCGCCACTCCATGTCAAGTAACGGCGAGGTCACGGAAGTTGATTCGGTGAGCTGACTCACAGACGGGGCAGGTGCCCGACCGACAAATCAGGAAATGGAGGAACGAATGAGGTGGCCTGAAATCGTCGCTACCTACGGTAACCAGTAACTGGCCTGGGGCGACGGCCGCTTGGTTGATAACGACCCGTCAGCTGCCTAGATTGCTCCGCCGTGTGCAACGAGCACCGCTCGGGTACGTCCGCCGGCCGCGCAGAGCCAGACACAGCGCAGCACCACCGCCGTCGGACGGGGCCGAGCGCGACGACCGCGTCCTCGCGCGGACGGCGCGCTCCGGCCAGGGGGAGCCTGGGTTCGTAGAGAGGGACCCACATGTCCGAATGTGCCGATATCCACACCCGCACGTCGTCGCGCAGGACGGCGGTCCTCGCCGGGGCGATACTGCTCGCCCCCCTCGGACTGCTGTCCGCGACCGGCAACGCCTCGGCGGCCGACAGCGGGGTGTGGGACCGTATCGCCCAGTGCGAGAGCGGCGGCAACTGGTCGATCAACACCGGCAACGGCTACTACGGCGGGCTCCAGTTCTCCGCCCAGACCTGGCGCGCGTACGGCGGCACCGCCTACGCGCCGACCGCCGACAAGGCCGGCAAGGCACAGCAGATCTCCGTCGCCACCAAGGTGCAGAACGCCCAGGGGTGGGGCGCGTGGCCGACCTGCTCGGCGCGCGCCGGAGCGTCCGGAAGCGCACCGGGGAGCGGATCGTCCTCCGCCGAGTCGAGCTCCGCCAAGTCGAGCTCCTCGAAGTCCGGTTCCTCTTCCTCTTCCTCGAAGCACTCGCAGTCCACGAAATCCACGAAGCACGCGCAGTCCTCGCGATCGGGTGAGTCGAGGGCGCCGGAGCGCTCGGCGGACCAGACGTCCCGCGGTGCGACCCGTGAGGACTACACCGTCCGGGCGGGGGACACTCTCAGCACCATCGCGGCCCGCAACGGGCTGACCTGGCAGCGGGTCTACGCCGCCAACAGGGCCGTCGTCGGCGGTGACCCCGACCTGATCGTGCCCGGACAACGCCTCATGCTCTGAGCGCCCCCTCGGAGGACACGGTGGCCCCACCCGGCGGGACGGCCGGGCGGGGCCACCGCGCGCGCCGTGAGCCACACTGTGCGCATGCTGGAGACCTCCGCCCGACTGCTGCGCCTGCTGTCCCTTCTCCAGGCCCACCGTGAGTGGTCCGGCTCCCAGCTCGCCGACCGGCTGGGCGTCACCGCGCGCACGGTGCGCCGGGACGTGGACCGGCTGCGCGAACTGGGCTATCCGGTCAACGCCAGCCCCGGCACCGGAGGCGGTTACCAGCTCGGCGCCGGCGCCGAGCTGCCCCCGCTGCTGCTGGACGACGACGAGGCCGTCGCCGTCGCGGTGGGGCTGCGCACGGCCGCCGGACAGGGAATCGAGGGCATCGGCGAGACCTCGGTACGAGCGCTGGCGAAGCTGGAGCAGGTGCTGCCGCACCGGCTGCGCCGCCGGGTGGGCGCCCTGAACGCCTTCACCGTGCCGATGCTGCGCGGCCCTCGGCCCGGCGGCATCGACCCGGCCGTCCTCACCGAGCTCGCCCACCTCTGCCGGGACGCCGAACGCCTGCGGTTCGACTACCGGGGGCACGACGGTACGGCGACCCGCCGCGCGGTCGAACCGCACCGCCTGGTGTGCACCGAGCGCCGCTGGTACCTGGTCGCCTGGGACCTCGACCGCGCGGACTGGCGTACGTTCCGCGTGGACCGTCTCACCCCGAGGCCGCCGCACGGGCCGCGCTTCGAACCGCGCGAGCCGCCCGCCGAGGACCTCGCCGCGTACGTCTCGCAAGGCGTCTCCACGCACGCGTACGCCACCCGGGCCACCGTCCGGCTCCTGGTGCCGCTGGCGGAGGCCGTCGAACGGATCTCGCCCTCGGCCGGGACGCTGGAGCCCGACGGCGACCGGGCCTGCGTCCTGCGCACCGGGGCCGCGAGCCTCGACGTGATGGTGATCCACGTGATGCTGACCGGCTTCGCGTTCGAGGTCGTGGAGCCCGTCGAGCTGATCGAGGCGATCAGGGCGGCCCGTGACCGGCTCGACGGCGCTCTGGCCCGGGCCGCGCGGACCGGGCCGTCCGGCGGCGCGTAGCGCGTCCGACCGCCCGGTCCGGTCGGCCCGCACCCGCCCCTTCCGACGCCCTGGGTCGGGCCCGCTGTCGCCCCGGCGGTGCGCGGAGGGTGTGTGGAGGAGCCGTGCATTTCCTATGGGCAGTCAGCTCTCGCGAAGGGGCGCGGAATCTTTGTGCGGCGGTGCCGGAAGGCGGCTGTCCGCGCGCTTTCCGCCCGGCAATTCAGGGACCCGACAAGGCGAGCGGGAATTGCGTTCGAATACGCGCGGAAGGCGTATGGAACCGCTCATACGTGTGATGGAGTTCGACCGAAACGCATGTCGTGATCCTGTGACAGAAGTGTGACCCGGGCGTTCCGCATCGCCGGCCCGGGGTTCCCGGAGCCGGGCTCGCGCCCTAGCGTGGCGGTATGGCACCGAATCCCGCTCCGCCAGCGGAGCCCCAGGACAATCCGGACGGATACGTCGGCCTCGACGTCGCACGGGCCGAGCGGCTCGCGCGGGAACGGGGGTGGTCGACGGTGCGTTCGCTGGAGCCCGGCACGATCCTCACCATGGAGTACCGCTTCGGGCGGCTGAACTTCGAGGTGCGCGAGGGGCGTGTGGCGCGCGCCTGGAAAGGCTAGGCCGCTCGGGGAGTACCGGACGGGCACGGCGAAGGCCCCGGTTCCTTGACTTCGGAACCGGGGCCTTCGGTGCGGAACCGGGTGGTGCGTACCGGGGTCCCGCCGCGGGAGTGGCCTGCGCGCAGGCGTCCGGGGAGGTCAGCCGCCGGTGAGCGGGCGGGCCGTCGAGGCCGCCGCGCCGCGGGGAAGACGGTCCGAGTGAGGTGGCCGGCGGCTGCCGACCGGGGTGACCGGGGTGCGCTCCGAGCGGGTGGAGTGCGGGCCGGGCGCCAGATAGACCGGCGCGCGCGGCGAACGGGCCGGAGCCGCCGCCTCGCGGGCCGCGGCGGCCTCGGCCTGGGCCGTTGTCGCCGTCGCGGCCGACGTGAACGACACGGGCACGGCGACGGGGGCGGCCGGGGACGGGGCCGTTCCGGTGCGGCGCTCGCGCCAGCGGTCGCGCAGGTCGAAGATCGCGACCTCGGCGCGCGCGATCAGCGGCTCGCACCAGGGCAGCGCCAGCAGGATCAGCAGACCGGCGGCCCAGCCGAGGACCACGTCGCTGAGCCAGTGCGTGCCGAGGTACACCGTGGCGAGGCCGACGCCGAGCGAGGTCACCGCGGACAGGGCGGACAGCCAGCGGCGGGCCCTCGGCGTGGAGGCCAGATACGCCAGGATTCCCCAGGTCACGACCGCGTTGGCGGTGTGGCCGCTGGGGAATATATCGCCGCCGAGGCCCATTTCGTTGGAGCCGATGGTCGTCGCGTAGTGCGGTCCGAGCCGGCCCATGCCGAGCTTCGCGGCACCGACGGTGATGTTCAGCAGCAGCAGAGAGGCGCCCAGCGTGAGGAGCGGGCGCAGGGTGTGCTGCCGCCAGGATCTCCAGCCGAGCCAGGCGGCGACCATCACCGCGGTGGGACCGCGCTGGCCGAGCACCACGTAGTAGTCGACGAACCAGTGGATGCCGGACCACTGCTGGTAGGGCCGGAAGAACATGACGAGCCAGTCGAGGCGGACCAGCCACGAGGTGATCACCACGAGCCACACGATCGCCAGATAGAAGGCCAGGGTCGCCGAGAACAGCGCGATCCGGTGCCTGCTCATCTTCGGCACGTCGATGTGTGCCGGTCGTTCCGGCTCCCGGTCCAGCCTGGCGAACACCCGGTCCAGACGGGTGAGGTTTCGTTCGGTACGCACCTAAACGACGTTACAGCGAGTGAGCTCGAGACCCGGCCGATTCCGCTGGTTTGTGATGACGATGTGATGTGGGATTGCTCTCAGAAGGGCAATTATTCCTACGGATTCAGCAATCGTCGAACACTGTTCCCTTCAATTCCTTTGATCATTCGAGGGGATAGTTTTAGAGAACGTAGAAAGGTTTCCCGAAAAGCCGGATTGCCCTTACGGGGGACCGCTGCCGTTCAGCCACCACGCGCCGTACGCGGCGGACGCCGCCGCGAGGCACCCCACCACCGCCGCGGACCTGGACGTCCGCAGCCGTGCCAGGGACCGGGCGGGGGGCAGCAGCAGCGGGAAGGCGGGCAGCAGCAGCCGCGGCTTGGAGCCGAAGTAGCTCGACGCGCACAGCGCGAGCACGAGGACCGCACCCGCGTACACCAGCAGCGGGAGCGGCTGGCGCTGCCGCACGCAGACGGCGTACAGCCACAGCAGCAGAGCCACTCCGACGATCAGCCCGAGGCCGGCGAGGGCCGACGGAAAGGACGTGAACTTGTCGGCGACGAAGCGGGCGAAGGCGTAACCGCCGTCGAAGCCGTTGCGCCATCCGGCTTGGACGTCGAGGTAGCCGAGGGGGCCCCCGCCCGTGCGGTGGCCGACCCAGAGGACGTATCCGGCGGTGCCGAGGGGGGCCAGGAGCATGCCAAGGGCGCGCGTGGCCGGTGAGGCGCGCCGGCCGGTGTGCGCGCCGGGCCCGGGCGCCGTCGCGCGGCTCGGCTCGAACGGGGGCGCCCGGCGAGCCTCCCGGTTGCGGCGGAAGGACATCGCGCCCGCCACCCATACGGACGCGACCACCGCGAGCCCCACCGGGCGGGTCAGCCCGGACAGCGAGGCGAGCACTCCCGCGGCCACCCACCGGCCGGTGAGCACCGCGTACAGCGACCAGGCGGCCAGCGCGGTGAACAACGACTCGCTGTACGCCATCGACTGCACGATCCCGACGGGCAGGACGGCCCACACCAGGACCGCGTACACCCCGGCGCGGCGGCCGTACACATGGTCGGCGACCGCGAAGACGCCCCAGGCCGCGGCGAGCGAGGCGAGCAGGGACACGACGAAACCGGCGTCGGCGAAGGACAGCGGGGTCGCCGCGTGCAGGAGCCTCTCCAGCCAGGGCAGCAGGGGGAAGAAGGCGAGGTTGGAGTGGATGTCGCCGTTCGGCAGGCGGACCCGGTAGCCGTACCCCAGCTCGGCGACCCTGGTGTACCAGAGGGCGTCCCAGCGGGCGGTCAGCAGCGTGTACGCGCTCTTGTCGCGGGCGGCGCTCCACAGGACCAGGGCGAGCAGACCCAGGGCGCGCACGGCCGCGTACCCCAGGAGGGCGGGGGCCGCCCGGCGCAGGGTCGCGGCGCCCGGGGGCCTCACGCGCGTCTCGAGATCGGTCACGGGCCCGATTATCGACGGCGTGCCCGGCGCCCGGGACCGCCGGGCTGCGGGGGCGGCCCGGGAAGGGGGCCCGGAGAAGGGGTACGGGGATGGGCGGGGGAGTGGCGCCGGAGTGACGGGGGAGTGGCGTACGCCACATGGTTGCCCCAGGACGGTGAGAGGTCCGCCACGTGGCCCCGGCGCGAACTCGCGTACGCTGCCTTCCACTCGTGTTCGTCTGCGCGGGCCGGAGATCACCGCTCCTCTCCGGCCGAGCCCCGGGGAGTCCCCACCCCGTGAGCCCGCCGAACCGAGGGATCACCTGGGAGGTACGTACATGTCCGGGACGACCACGGCCGCCGCTGGGCTGCGCCGTCGGGCGGCCGGGGCCGGTGCCAACCGCTGGGTCGTCCTGGTGGTGCTGTGCGTCAGCCTGCTGCTGGTCGCCGTCGACGCGACCGTGCTGCACGTCGCGGTGCCCGCCGTCACCGAGGACCTGCGGCCCGGCGCCATCGAGCTGCTCTGGATCGTCGACACCTATCCACTGGTCTGCGCCTCGCTGCTGATCCTCTTCGGCACGCTCGGCGACAGAGTGGGCCGCAGACGGATCCTGCTGCTCGGGTACGCCCTCTTCGGTGTCGCCTCCGCGCTGGCGGCGTTCGCCGGGAGCGCGCAGACCCTGATCGTGGCGCGGGCGCTGCTGGGCGTCGGCGGCGCGATGATCATGCCGGCCACGCTGTCGATCCTGCGCCAGGTGTTCCCGGACCGGCGTGAGCGGGCGCTCGCGATCGGCATCTGGAGCGCGGTGGCCGCGGTGGGCGCCGCGATCGGGCCCCTTCTCGGCGGCTTCCTGCTCGAGCACTTCTGGTGGGGCTCGGTCTTCCTCGTCAACATCCCGCTGATGCTGGTCAGTCTGCCGGTGGGACGACTGCTGCTGCCCGAGTCCCGGGGCACGGCGGACGGCCCCTGGGACGTGGTCGGCGCGCTGCTGGCGGCGGTCGGCCTGTTCGGCGTCGTGCTGGGCGTGAAGCAGCTGGGAGGCGGGGAACTCGGGCCGCTCACCGTGGTCCCGCTGCTGGTGGGCGCGGTGCTGATCGTGCTGTTCGTCCGACGTCAGCGGCGTCGCCGCCATCCGCTGGTGGACCTGCGGATGTTCCGCCGGCCGGCGTTCAGCACGTCGGTCGGCTGCATCGTGCTGGCGATGCTGGCGCTGGTGGGTCTCGAGCTGATCGCCGCGCAGTACTTGCAGCTGGTGCTGGGTCTGTCCCCCCTGGAGACGGGTCTGCGGCTGCTGCCCCTGACCTTCGCGGCGATGGCGGCCGGGCTGGCCGGGGCACGGCTGCTCCGGCAGGTCGGCCCGCGCCGGATGGTGTGCGGGGGGTTCGTCCTCACGGCGGTGGCGGTGCTGACGCTGACCGCGATGGGCGGGTCGGACAACACGGGACTGCTGCTGTTCGGGTTCCTGCTGCTGGGCTTCGGCCTGGAGACGACCCTGTTCGCGGCGTACGAGTCGATGCTGAGCGAGGCTCCGCCGGAGCAGGCGGGCGGGGCGGCGGCGATCGGCGAGACGTCGTACCAGCTGGGAGCGGGGATCGGGATCGCGCTGCTGGGAAGCGTGATGAACGCCGCGTACGCGCCCGGACTGAGGTCGGTGCCGGGAGTGCCGGCGTCGGCGTCGGACGCGGCCGGGCATTCGCTGGGCGAGGCGTACGAGGTCGCCGGGCAGCTGGGCGGGCCGGTCGGGGTCGCGCTGCGGCGGGTCGCGAGGGACAGCTTCGTGCACGGTCTGCACGTCACGCTGCTGGTGAGTGCCGGGCTGCTGCTGCTGGGGGCGTTGATGGCGTTGCGGCTGCCGCGGGTCATGCAGTGCGAGTCGCCTCCGGTGGGGG
This Streptomyces sp. NBC_00377 DNA region includes the following protein-coding sequences:
- a CDS encoding LysM peptidoglycan-binding domain-containing protein; this translates as MSECADIHTRTSSRRTAVLAGAILLAPLGLLSATGNASAADSGVWDRIAQCESGGNWSINTGNGYYGGLQFSAQTWRAYGGTAYAPTADKAGKAQQISVATKVQNAQGWGAWPTCSARAGASGSAPGSGSSSAESSSAKSSSSKSGSSSSSSKHSQSTKSTKHAQSSRSGESRAPERSADQTSRGATREDYTVRAGDTLSTIAARNGLTWQRVYAANRAVVGGDPDLIVPGQRLML
- a CDS encoding helix-turn-helix transcriptional regulator yields the protein MLETSARLLRLLSLLQAHREWSGSQLADRLGVTARTVRRDVDRLRELGYPVNASPGTGGGYQLGAGAELPPLLLDDDEAVAVAVGLRTAAGQGIEGIGETSVRALAKLEQVLPHRLRRRVGALNAFTVPMLRGPRPGGIDPAVLTELAHLCRDAERLRFDYRGHDGTATRRAVEPHRLVCTERRWYLVAWDLDRADWRTFRVDRLTPRPPHGPRFEPREPPAEDLAAYVSQGVSTHAYATRATVRLLVPLAEAVERISPSAGTLEPDGDRACVLRTGAASLDVMVIHVMLTGFAFEVVEPVELIEAIRAARDRLDGALARAARTGPSGGA
- a CDS encoding I78 family peptidase inhibitor, which produces MAPNPAPPAEPQDNPDGYVGLDVARAERLARERGWSTVRSLEPGTILTMEYRFGRLNFEVREGRVARAWKG
- a CDS encoding phosphatase PAP2 family protein yields the protein MRTERNLTRLDRVFARLDREPERPAHIDVPKMSRHRIALFSATLAFYLAIVWLVVITSWLVRLDWLVMFFRPYQQWSGIHWFVDYYVVLGQRGPTAVMVAAWLGWRSWRQHTLRPLLTLGASLLLLNITVGAAKLGMGRLGPHYATTIGSNEMGLGGDIFPSGHTANAVVTWGILAYLASTPRARRWLSALSAVTSLGVGLATVYLGTHWLSDVVLGWAAGLLILLALPWCEPLIARAEVAIFDLRDRWRERRTGTAPSPAAPVAVPVSFTSAATATTAQAEAAAAREAAAPARSPRAPVYLAPGPHSTRSERTPVTPVGSRRPPHSDRLPRGAAASTARPLTGG
- a CDS encoding MFS transporter — translated: MSGTTTAAAGLRRRAAGAGANRWVVLVVLCVSLLLVAVDATVLHVAVPAVTEDLRPGAIELLWIVDTYPLVCASLLILFGTLGDRVGRRRILLLGYALFGVASALAAFAGSAQTLIVARALLGVGGAMIMPATLSILRQVFPDRRERALAIGIWSAVAAVGAAIGPLLGGFLLEHFWWGSVFLVNIPLMLVSLPVGRLLLPESRGTADGPWDVVGALLAAVGLFGVVLGVKQLGGGELGPLTVVPLLVGAVLIVLFVRRQRRRRHPLVDLRMFRRPAFSTSVGCIVLAMLALVGLELIAAQYLQLVLGLSPLETGLRLLPLTFAAMAAGLAGARLLRQVGPRRMVCGGFVLTAVAVLTLTAMGGSDNTGLLLFGFLLLGFGLETTLFAAYESMLSEAPPEQAGGAAAIGETSYQLGAGIGIALLGSVMNAAYAPGLRSVPGVPASASDAAGHSLGEAYEVAGQLGGPVGVALRRVARDSFVHGLHVTLLVSAGLLLLGALMALRLPRVMQCESPPVGVELPSPREVMESRVSA